A stretch of Actinomycetota bacterium DNA encodes these proteins:
- a CDS encoding tetratricopeptide repeat protein: NLEPAESLADEAAHLTEATGVSWISEIPARSIKAQIMQNRGRLEEALEMLQSPSTGPTGLYEESRAIATLSHVLSDLGRYDEAIEAARHGMDEAGEDLLGSAWCHRALAQAHKLKGEPAEAERVLRAELAMLSESDWDEERIQIMALLAAVLDDQGRHDESWKTLDEARAILHRFPPGANIKKLDDLLIGYSDGT, from the coding sequence GAACCTCGAGCCGGCGGAGAGTCTGGCGGACGAAGCAGCTCATCTCACCGAGGCGACCGGCGTGTCTTGGATAAGCGAGATCCCCGCCAGGAGCATCAAGGCCCAGATCATGCAGAACCGCGGCAGGCTCGAGGAGGCGTTGGAGATGCTTCAGTCGCCGTCGACCGGACCGACCGGCTTGTACGAGGAGTCCCGGGCGATCGCGACCCTCTCCCACGTGCTCAGCGATCTCGGACGTTACGACGAAGCGATCGAGGCGGCACGCCACGGCATGGATGAGGCCGGCGAGGACCTGCTCGGGTCGGCATGGTGCCATCGGGCGCTGGCCCAGGCGCACAAGCTGAAAGGCGAGCCGGCGGAGGCCGAACGCGTGCTTCGCGCCGAGCTGGCGATGCTGTCGGAGTCCGACTGGGACGAGGAGCGGATACAGATCATGGCGTTGCTCGCCGCGGTGCTCGACGACCAAGGGCGACACGACGAGTCGTGGAAGACGCTGGACGAAGCACGGGCGATCTTGCACCGATTCCCGCCGGGCGCGAACATCAAGAAGCTCGACGATCTGCTCATCGGCTATTCCGACGGCACGTGA
- a CDS encoding MFS transporter — MSPPARSSQRAAERGLKRALAAFSYRNYLIFWAGGLLSNIGRWIQDMVMPYILYRLTGSGFIVGFAAFLRFAPAIVVGPLAGLLADRFNRRTVLLVTQIALSVVAVALWAMWGLGLGNPTLLVVLAAVAGVIYALNTPAWQAFIPELVPREHLLGAITLSSAQMNAAKAIGPGLAGAILATLGPSWAFLFTAISYVAVIGAIAVISVPNRPRPVEQRRAVAAFADSVRYIAQHRELAACIAVMCAVAALGMPVLQLTPIFATDVFHLGPTGFGILAGALGFGGVVSAPILGGWTQHLARGRLIACSLLGYGLALITYAQARSFPFAVVAMALVGVGFLFTSSTVTSTMQLAVRDALRGRVVAVFTTAFAIAYPIGSLVQGWAVDHAGPRQTVTVAGVLLAVIATGLLASRGVQDRLNRTGLADEPALEAPAQGIAALDPRLLAN; from the coding sequence GTGTCCCCTCCGGCGCGATCGTCCCAGCGTGCCGCCGAGCGCGGTCTCAAACGCGCCCTCGCCGCCTTCAGCTATCGCAACTACTTGATCTTCTGGGCAGGCGGGCTCCTTTCGAACATCGGCCGGTGGATCCAGGACATGGTGATGCCCTACATTTTGTACAGGCTCACGGGGAGCGGCTTCATCGTCGGCTTCGCTGCCTTCCTTCGATTCGCCCCTGCCATCGTCGTCGGGCCGCTCGCGGGGTTGCTCGCGGATCGATTCAACCGCCGGACCGTGCTGCTCGTGACCCAAATCGCACTCTCCGTCGTCGCCGTCGCCTTGTGGGCGATGTGGGGTCTCGGCTTAGGGAACCCGACCCTGCTGGTCGTCCTCGCCGCGGTTGCAGGGGTCATCTACGCTCTAAACACGCCCGCGTGGCAGGCGTTCATTCCAGAGCTCGTACCCCGGGAACACCTGCTGGGCGCTATCACGCTGTCCTCGGCTCAGATGAACGCGGCAAAGGCGATCGGGCCGGGGCTCGCGGGGGCAATCCTCGCGACGCTCGGACCGAGCTGGGCGTTCCTGTTCACGGCGATCTCGTACGTTGCCGTCATCGGAGCGATCGCCGTCATAAGCGTGCCCAACAGGCCGCGTCCGGTCGAACAGCGGCGCGCGGTGGCGGCGTTCGCCGACTCGGTCCGCTACATCGCACAACACCGTGAACTGGCTGCGTGCATCGCGGTCATGTGCGCCGTGGCGGCCCTAGGGATGCCGGTTCTCCAACTCACGCCGATCTTTGCGACGGATGTCTTCCACCTGGGTCCGACCGGTTTCGGGATACTCGCCGGAGCCCTCGGGTTCGGGGGAGTGGTGTCGGCACCGATCTTGGGCGGGTGGACCCAGCACCTCGCGCGCGGACGCCTAATCGCCTGCTCCCTGCTCGGCTACGGACTCGCTCTCATTACGTACGCGCAGGCGCGAAGCTTCCCTTTCGCCGTTGTCGCGATGGCACTCGTCGGAGTCGGTTTTCTTTTCACGAGTTCGACGGTGACTTCGACAATGCAGCTCGCTGTTCGAGATGCCCTTCGCGGACGAGTGGTCGCCGTCTTCACCACTGCCTTCGCAATCGCCTACCCGATCGGCTCGCTTGTGCAGGGGTGGGCAGTTGATCACGCCGGGCCTCGGCAAACCGTCACCGTCGCTGGCGTGCTCCTCGCCGTGATCGCGACCGGACTACTGGCCAGCCGAGGGGTTCAGGATCGACTCAACAGGACAGGGCTCGCCGACGAGCCAGCGTTAGAAGCGCCAGCCCAGGGAATCGCCGCCCTTGACCCCCGACTGCTGGCTAACTGA
- a CDS encoding gamma-glutamyltransferase, producing MNGVVASSDPRAAAVGASVLRNGGNAVDAAVAAVLVLFVVEPHACGPGGDAFLLYAEPGQVPWALDGSGSVPAGLTQEALTADGLEWVPVRGGRSVTVPGAVALLEDALLRFGTRTFGELAGPAIDYARNGFAARRTLAQTAVRASAHVTKDPVLGPLYCPGGDPLRAGQRVVNPWLADTLELISNDGAAVLYRGPIADEIIRRVREDGGYLTLQDMSTHTTAQVEPVQTTFRGATVWELPEPTQGPAVLAALDLIEPRQTIRWEEVLEAIVAGLASAGIDLRAVPPSRVAPAGPRDTTYLAVVDSAGRGASMITSIFADFGSHIGIQSLGGAIQNRAATFMAMRRQPRPGKPPHTTIPGLVTRQGALEYVLGLAGGYVQAQVQVQLLIRLLAEGLDPQPAIDAPRMRMLFGGEIALEPGHPLAETYPEAVGREAGPEGFGAAQCVARRGSHLLGGADPRRDGAVALA from the coding sequence ATGAATGGTGTTGTCGCTTCGAGCGATCCACGCGCGGCGGCCGTGGGGGCTAGTGTCCTCCGAAATGGGGGGAACGCGGTCGACGCGGCGGTTGCAGCCGTGCTTGTGCTGTTCGTCGTGGAACCGCACGCATGCGGTCCAGGGGGCGACGCCTTCTTGCTCTACGCGGAGCCAGGCCAGGTACCTTGGGCGCTCGATGGATCAGGCTCGGTTCCCGCAGGACTGACCCAGGAGGCGCTCACGGCGGACGGACTCGAATGGGTTCCCGTGCGCGGCGGTCGCTCGGTGACCGTGCCTGGAGCCGTCGCACTCTTGGAAGACGCTCTTTTGCGGTTCGGGACGCGCACCTTCGGCGAGCTGGCCGGACCGGCGATCGACTACGCCCGCAATGGTTTTGCGGCTCGCAGGACGCTCGCTCAGACCGCGGTCCGAGCCAGCGCTCATGTCACGAAAGACCCAGTGCTCGGCCCGTTGTACTGTCCCGGAGGCGATCCCCTGCGCGCCGGCCAAAGGGTGGTGAATCCGTGGCTGGCTGACACGCTCGAACTGATCTCAAACGATGGGGCCGCTGTCCTCTACCGCGGCCCCATCGCCGACGAGATCATCAGGCGGGTCCGCGAGGATGGCGGCTACCTGACGCTCCAAGACATGAGTACTCACACGACCGCCCAGGTGGAGCCAGTGCAAACCACCTTCCGCGGGGCCACAGTCTGGGAGCTCCCCGAACCCACCCAGGGACCGGCGGTCCTCGCCGCGCTCGATCTGATCGAGCCGCGGCAAACTATCCGATGGGAGGAAGTGCTCGAGGCGATCGTCGCGGGGCTCGCTTCTGCGGGCATCGACCTTCGGGCCGTGCCACCGTCGCGGGTGGCCCCGGCTGGTCCTCGCGACACGACTTATCTCGCAGTCGTCGACTCGGCGGGGCGAGGCGCTTCGATGATCACCAGTATCTTCGCCGATTTCGGCTCTCATATCGGGATCCAGTCACTCGGTGGTGCCATTCAGAACCGGGCCGCAACCTTCATGGCGATGCGCCGCCAGCCGCGGCCGGGCAAGCCTCCACACACAACGATCCCAGGCCTGGTGACGAGACAGGGAGCCCTGGAGTACGTGCTCGGGCTCGCGGGTGGCTACGTCCAAGCGCAGGTGCAGGTGCAGCTTTTGATTCGATTGTTGGCCGAGGGGCTGGACCCGCAACCTGCCATCGACGCTCCCCGTATGCGCATGCTTTTCGGCGGGGAGATCGCGCTGGAGCCGGGCCACCCGCTCGCGGAAACGTACCCGGAGGCGGTCGGCCGCGAGGCCGGCCCTGAAGGATTCGGCGCCGCCCAGTGCGTCGCGCGGCGAGGCTCGCATCTTCTCGGGGGAGCCGATCCCCGGCGCGATGGCGCCGTGGCGCTCGCCTAG
- a CDS encoding SDR family oxidoreductase, whose translation MIGGSSGIGLATARGAQDAGARVSIAARNPERLAAARKTLGGHVKTIPVDATSEDEVRRLFDLVDEVDHVATFAGSLAFGRILETDTDQLREGMEGRFWGAANICKHAAPRMNDGGSITLCSGVAGIRSRPGRSMGAASTVAVEAFARATALELAPVRVNAVCPGVIDTPLADDLLGARKEEAYAEQAKRIPLGRVGRAEEVADAVLFLMTNPFVTGTVLVVDGGYCLV comes from the coding sequence GTGATAGGTGGAAGCTCGGGGATCGGACTTGCGACTGCCCGAGGTGCTCAAGACGCTGGGGCACGTGTCAGCATCGCGGCGCGCAATCCGGAGCGACTCGCAGCAGCTCGAAAGACGCTCGGCGGGCATGTCAAGACTATTCCGGTGGATGCGACAAGCGAAGACGAAGTGCGCCGCTTGTTCGACCTTGTTGATGAAGTGGATCACGTCGCGACGTTCGCCGGGAGCCTGGCCTTCGGCCGGATCCTGGAAACCGACACCGATCAGCTTCGCGAGGGGATGGAAGGACGCTTCTGGGGCGCGGCGAACATATGCAAACACGCCGCGCCGCGAATGAACGATGGGGGTTCGATCACGCTGTGCTCGGGGGTTGCCGGCATTCGTTCCAGGCCAGGACGGAGCATGGGAGCCGCCTCGACGGTCGCCGTGGAAGCGTTTGCCCGGGCTACCGCGCTGGAGCTTGCCCCTGTTCGGGTTAACGCCGTGTGCCCTGGCGTGATCGATACGCCGCTTGCAGACGACCTCCTTGGTGCCCGCAAAGAGGAAGCGTACGCCGAGCAAGCCAAACGCATCCCCCTCGGTCGCGTTGGTCGAGCGGAAGAAGTCGCCGACGCAGTGCTCTTCCTCATGACGAACCCCTTCGTCACCGGGACCGTGCTCGTCGTCGACGGCGGTTACTGCCTCGTCTGA